The sequence below is a genomic window from Methylophilus sp. DW102.
TCACCTACATAGAATGTACCAAAACCAATCAAGGTCACCATATCACCTTTTTTCAATGCACCGGAAATAGCCTCAGTTGTTGCATCCAGAGCACGAGCCGCAGCGGCTTTAGAAATACCAGCAGCACTTGCAATATGATCTATCAATTCTGATTTATTCACGTGTTT
It includes:
- a CDS encoding HU family DNA-binding protein, which gives rise to MNKSELIDHIASAAGISKAAAARALDATTEAISGALKKGDMVTLIGFGTFYVGERSARSGRNPRTGATINIKAAKSPKFRAGKGLKDAVN